In the genome of Nitrospira japonica, one region contains:
- a CDS encoding YihY/virulence factor BrkB family protein has protein sequence MSRTSDMASVTSSSAAYNPWKLGGLTLTDLGRRLWREAQEDELLGRAAQLSYYALLALFPALMFLTALMGLFSVEDFMPELMRYLRNVLPTDALSMVERFLIQVAEGSGANLLSLGALGALWASSSGMTAIIDALDVVYDVRQDSRPFWKIRLTALLLTVGLAGFVIFSIALVLYGPSIGRWIADALGVGMIFTWMWTVLQWPVVVTLMLFVVAVIYYTCPDIKQDWRWVTPGAVFAVAMWVVMSLGFKAYVEHFGDYNKVYGSIAGVIVLMLWLYWSGLALLIGGEINAEIEDAATERQGRPPTGLHGAPHPA, from the coding sequence ATGAGCCGCACTTCCGACATGGCGTCCGTCACCAGTTCCTCGGCCGCGTACAATCCGTGGAAGTTGGGCGGTTTGACGTTGACCGATCTGGGACGGCGGCTGTGGCGCGAGGCGCAAGAGGACGAATTGCTGGGCCGCGCCGCGCAACTGTCCTACTACGCTCTGCTGGCGCTCTTTCCCGCTCTGATGTTTCTGACGGCCTTGATGGGGCTGTTCTCCGTCGAGGATTTCATGCCCGAGCTGATGCGCTATCTGCGCAACGTGCTCCCGACGGACGCCTTGTCCATGGTGGAGCGGTTCCTGATCCAGGTCGCCGAGGGCAGCGGCGCGAATCTTCTCTCCTTGGGAGCGCTCGGCGCCTTGTGGGCGTCGTCCAGCGGCATGACGGCCATCATCGACGCGCTCGACGTCGTATACGACGTGCGACAGGACTCGCGGCCGTTCTGGAAAATCCGCCTGACCGCCTTGCTGTTGACCGTCGGCTTGGCCGGCTTCGTCATCTTCTCGATCGCGCTCGTGCTGTACGGCCCGTCCATCGGACGATGGATCGCGGATGCTCTCGGTGTCGGAATGATCTTTACGTGGATGTGGACCGTGCTGCAGTGGCCGGTCGTCGTCACCCTGATGCTGTTCGTGGTGGCGGTCATCTACTACACGTGCCCCGACATCAAGCAGGACTGGCGGTGGGTCACCCCCGGCGCTGTCTTCGCCGTCGCGATGTGGGTGGTCATGTCGTTGGGATTCAAAGCCTATGTCGAACACTTCGGCGACTACAACAAGGTCTATGGGTCGATCGCCGGCGTGATCGTGCTGATGCTCTGGCTGTATTGGAGCGGACTGGCGCTTCTGATCGGAGGTGAGATCAATGCGGAAATCGAAGATGCAGCGACGGAACGGCAGGGCCGCCCACCCACCGGCCTCCACGGTGCCCCGCACCCGGCGTAA
- the ku gene encoding non-homologous end joining protein Ku has protein sequence MRKSKMQRRNGRAAHPPASTVPRTRRNRAGAHRPAHPDGTADHTDNEASASRVLWKGAISFGLVHIPVGLYSAENRSSFDLTMLDRRSMHPVGFKRYNKDSGEDVPWNDIVKGYEYEKGRYVVLTDEDFRRANIEATQTVEIVNFVPQEAISPLYFDTPYYLAPDKRGEKGYVLLRETLKQTGKVAIANVVIRTRQHVAALLPVGSVIVMNTLRYPNELRPSDELDIPSGNLKAVGVNAREIDMARRLVDEMSEDWKPETYRDTYHGDLLALIEKRVQAGQTEAVEQPAVEEEQPSPKGEVIDLMALLKRSVETRGKSGKPAGPSGSRGRKAGRSAA, from the coding sequence ATGCGGAAATCGAAGATGCAGCGACGGAACGGCAGGGCCGCCCACCCACCGGCCTCCACGGTGCCCCGCACCCGGCGTAACAGAGCCGGCGCCCATCGGCCCGCTCACCCCGACGGTACGGCCGATCACACGGACAACGAGGCCTCCGCATCCCGTGTGCTCTGGAAGGGCGCCATCAGTTTCGGACTGGTGCACATTCCGGTCGGCTTGTATTCGGCGGAGAACCGCAGCAGCTTCGACCTCACGATGCTGGACCGTCGCTCCATGCACCCGGTCGGCTTCAAGCGGTACAACAAGGACTCGGGCGAAGATGTGCCGTGGAACGACATCGTGAAGGGCTATGAGTACGAAAAGGGCCGTTATGTCGTGCTCACCGACGAAGATTTCAGGAGGGCCAACATCGAGGCCACCCAAACCGTGGAGATCGTGAACTTCGTCCCGCAGGAGGCGATCAGCCCCCTGTATTTTGACACGCCCTACTACCTGGCGCCGGACAAGCGCGGGGAGAAAGGCTACGTCTTGCTGCGCGAAACCCTCAAGCAAACCGGAAAGGTCGCCATCGCCAACGTCGTCATTCGCACCCGCCAGCATGTCGCGGCGCTTCTGCCGGTCGGCTCCGTCATCGTCATGAACACCCTCCGATATCCCAACGAATTGCGGCCTTCCGACGAGTTGGACATTCCGTCCGGAAACCTGAAGGCCGTCGGGGTCAATGCGAGGGAAATCGACATGGCCCGGCGGCTGGTTGACGAAATGAGCGAAGACTGGAAACCCGAGACATACCGGGATACCTACCACGGCGACCTGCTGGCGCTGATCGAAAAGCGTGTCCAAGCAGGCCAAACGGAAGCGGTCGAACAGCCGGCGGTCGAGGAAGAACAACCCTCGCCCAAAGGTGAGGTCATCGACCTGATGGCGCTGTTGAAGCGGAGCGTGGAAACTAGAGGAAAATCCGGTAAACCGGCGGGGCCGTCCGGAAGCCGCGGACGAAAGGCGGGCCGAAGCGCAGCTTGA
- a CDS encoding DUF748 domain-containing protein has protein sequence MTVPAERRHAWHFIGAGLGLLLALGILAAFLVDEPLRQWTERTVNDRIKGYHVTIGGLAVHPLTLSVDLHEVLVRQDIHPDPPIAAMPRITADARLSPLLSGKLAAAVRIDQPVFSATKQQVNGALRRFNKPLVQEGTDGWQEQLRETIAFEAALYLTNGHFAYDEGKPDSVPVRIQRFDLEVVNLTNRPADGDTRPSALRLSALLPDESHIELTGRADLLTKPLPAVEADLKIRHLELKNFLPVVQRYNLQVRAGALDLTGRIEHSNRATIVSIEELLLDRARIDYVHSAATSRAEKRRAKKVVDKAAEVHRDPSVKVLVVHGTVQNSEMGFVNQATSPDYRLYISEMNLEMDNFSNRLEEGAGTVKVTGKFMGSGPTVMKGIFRPEKPNPDFDLDVKITKTRVVAFNDMLRAYGDADTKAGTFAFFSELSVKNKRIEGYVKPLLKDVEVYDPAQDKDKALTRKIYEAVVGEVLGLMENTPRDEVVTVTDLSGPVENPQASTWQVVQKLVQNAFFNAILPGFEHGTG, from the coding sequence ATGACCGTTCCAGCGGAACGACGGCATGCCTGGCATTTCATCGGTGCCGGGCTCGGTCTGTTGCTTGCGCTCGGCATTCTGGCCGCATTCCTCGTCGATGAGCCGCTTCGCCAATGGACGGAACGGACCGTCAACGACCGAATCAAGGGTTATCACGTCACGATCGGCGGGCTGGCCGTGCACCCGCTCACGTTATCGGTCGATCTCCACGAGGTGCTGGTCCGCCAAGACATCCATCCTGATCCGCCGATTGCGGCCATGCCACGCATCACTGCGGATGCCCGGCTCTCGCCGTTGCTCTCCGGGAAGCTCGCGGCGGCGGTGCGCATCGATCAGCCGGTCTTCTCGGCCACGAAACAGCAGGTGAACGGCGCGCTGCGGAGGTTCAACAAACCACTGGTGCAGGAAGGAACAGACGGCTGGCAGGAGCAGCTCCGGGAAACTATCGCCTTTGAGGCGGCCTTATACCTGACCAACGGCCATTTCGCCTACGACGAAGGGAAACCCGATTCCGTGCCGGTCCGCATCCAGCGATTCGACCTTGAGGTCGTGAATCTGACGAACCGGCCGGCCGACGGTGACACCCGTCCGTCCGCGCTTCGCCTGAGCGCGCTATTACCCGACGAATCCCACATCGAACTCACCGGCCGGGCCGATCTGCTGACGAAGCCGCTGCCGGCGGTCGAGGCCGACCTGAAGATCCGACACTTGGAGCTCAAGAATTTCCTGCCGGTCGTGCAGCGTTACAACCTCCAAGTCCGCGCCGGGGCGCTCGATTTGACGGGGCGAATCGAGCATTCGAACCGTGCGACGATCGTCTCGATCGAGGAACTCCTGCTCGACAGAGCCCGAATCGATTATGTGCATTCGGCCGCGACCAGCCGTGCAGAAAAGCGGCGGGCCAAAAAGGTCGTGGACAAAGCCGCGGAAGTGCACCGGGACCCGTCGGTGAAAGTCCTGGTCGTGCACGGCACGGTGCAGAACAGCGAAATGGGGTTCGTCAATCAAGCCACTTCACCTGATTACCGCCTGTACATCAGCGAGATGAATCTCGAAATGGACAACTTCAGCAACCGGCTCGAGGAGGGCGCCGGCACGGTCAAGGTGACCGGCAAGTTCATGGGCAGCGGGCCGACCGTGATGAAGGGCATCTTTCGACCGGAAAAGCCGAACCCCGATTTCGATCTGGACGTGAAAATCACCAAGACGAGGGTCGTGGCCTTCAACGACATGCTTCGCGCCTACGGAGATGCCGACACGAAAGCCGGCACCTTTGCGTTCTTCAGCGAACTGTCGGTGAAGAACAAGCGCATCGAGGGCTATGTCAAACCGTTGCTGAAGGACGTCGAGGTGTATGACCCGGCGCAGGACAAAGACAAGGCGCTGACGCGGAAGATCTACGAAGCGGTCGTCGGCGAAGTCCTGGGCCTGATGGAAAATACACCGCGGGATGAGGTCGTGACCGTCACCGACCTCTCCGGCCCCGTCGAAAATCCTCAGGCCAGCACCTGGCAGGTCGTCCAAAAACTGGTTCAAAACGCCTTCTTCAATGCCATTCTTCCAGGATTCGAGCACGGAACGGGTTGA